The following is a genomic window from Chaetodon trifascialis isolate fChaTrf1 chromosome 13, fChaTrf1.hap1, whole genome shotgun sequence.
ACATTAAATCATGACATTTAAGCCATAATGTGATGCTGAAAAGGTAGCATAGCTTGGAATTACCTAACAGACTTCAGCACTACTTCATCTGGACTCAAAGTCCTGAGATAATATCTGAGCCAGCTTTGACCTTTAAATGAACAAAGAATACATATTTATTCTAGATTTGTTATTAGGAGGCAGTTTCCACATGCTGAAAAAGTTGTTTGCGCAGGGAACTGTCCTAATGTTGCCATAAAGGTGCCGCCTACTGCCAACACAGCCCGACACACGAAGCCACCAGACAAGAGCACAATTTTTACACTATTTTAAAACGCAGTTATGAAAAAGCCATAAATTAATTCCCAGCTTGAAGGACTACTTACTGTATACACTGACCTCTCAGCAAGTCAATTTTGAAGATACCCGTGCtggaaataacattttttttatgggAGTGTCTAAATTACCAAAAGTGAATTGACGATAGCAACATAAATCACCGTACAGACTGCATCCTTCCTACATAAACGCATGTGTCTTACATACAGTCTGTTTGGTGCATCTCTTCCCATTAAAACATCCCCTTCTCTCTGTAGCTTTATGGACACAATTTCAATGTTTCTatcaaaaacaccttttttcttGATGTTatcacatttgaaaagaaaaaaaaaaatcatcatccTGTTGTTTGATTGCATTCAGTAGAACACTTAGCAATCAGCTTCATACCATTAGCAACGGCGACCACTTTTATGTGTACAGTCCATCTCTCATAGTCACTAAAGCTGCGTACACCGATTAAAAATAAGCTAGGGGTTTTGGATCTTTGGGGTCTATGGATCCAAATGGGTATAATGAGTATTCTTGAGGAAGAGTAGTTGCTACTTGCATGTTTGTTTATGCTGCTTTTGCTGTAGAATTATCCTCTGTAGAAGCCCTGTGTTTCCATATGCATGCTTAAGGGATGCATGAATAGGATGATACCAATCTGCAGTAAATTCTCCCCACAGAGGTGCAGTATGTGACTTATTGAAATCTTAAGCGACTgtagattttaaaatgaaccaaCAGCCTGAAGTTTTGACTGCTAAAGTTGAGAAAAAAGCTATATGTATGATGAATACTGAAGtacaacaaagaaacacagaacagcAAAGCTTTCATTAAAGgcagttttcatgttttaactgTTGTTATCAAGACACAAGAGGGCATCAAAAGGGGTTAAAGGTCATTGCATCTACTGAAGAGGGTGAAGGAGGCCAAAGAATGCTGCTCACTGAAGGAAAATTTAAAGCCATTGTTCCAGAAATCAGCTGTTGTGCAATAATGATTTGATCCTTTTTAGTGGTAGCTGCAGTTCAGGTTGGACTAAGCTGAGCTGCATTGTGACATCTTGGCAGGTCCCCTGCTccacagaacagagagagaacgAGATATGAAAGAGGAAAGCAATATGACGCACGCTGACGCCAAGCCACCGCctcctttcaaacacacacacacggtggtgTTTGGGGACACTCGCTCATAGAATTCATTCTGCTTGGTGAGGCTATGGAAGTACAAAGGATACTGCGCTGCTAAGCTGTTCGCATTGACCCTTCTCTGTGCACAGAACATGCAACGGGAAGTCTTTTGATCTGACAGCTGACTCTTAGCCAGAGGATTTGTCTGAATCAGAACTGCTCTCAGCTGACGCCTTTGAGAGATTTTGCAGTTGGTTAACACTGTTTTATATTTCGTTTGGGATAAAAAGGtacattttttaatgtgaaattcagATGATTATATAAGTTACCCAAAGATATCAAGAGACAGACCATGTGATCTACACAAGGGATACTTAAATAAACTTACTAAACTATTATTCTTGTCTCTTTTCTGTGgtcactcattttaaatgtgaagGTTGTTGCCTGAACACAAACCTTTATCTCCTATATATTAAAACCATATCAAGAGtgaacaatacaaacacacagtttataGTTCTTTATTAGAGAAGTTAATTCATGTCAGACTGTTGGGTTAGGACATGTTCAGCTTGAGTTTGTTTGCTTAACAGTATGAGTGTTTCAGTGACGTGCTGTGCACAGTGATACGACAAACTGGTTGATCATTAGTGTTTGTGCCACTGACATGAGTCTTACATAATAGTACAGTAGTGCTACGAGCAGATGATGGCTGTGCAAACTCAACCTTCACTTGGTAGATGCCTGACAGAGCCAGGAACATCACAAAATTCAGCtgaaagcagaaagcagagatCACTCTGAAGTCACCACACCCGTTTGGATGGTTCAGTGTCACTTGTGCTCcattaaaacagattaaaagtGAGGTAATTAGCACAACCCCTTTGGGCAGAAGACAGGATCATTAATAAATTACAAAGTTCAAGTTAAAAATATCTTCCTGAGAACACTCACGTCTTGTTCACATTGCATCctatgaaaaacaacaatactGCTACTTCATTCATGATAAGAGGTGGTAAACATTCTAATTACAGCTGCGTTCAGGTTGGTCATGTTAATATTATTCAAGTGCTCTGTTCATCATAATACTGCCAGCTAAATAAAATTGTAAATGTGTTATTAACGCTTGGAATGGATGAGTCATAACAGTGTGACACGAAGCATTTTTAGCCATCAGAGTCAGCACTGCTGAGGTAATTGTAACACAGTCACAGATGTACTAACCCTCTTAAAGGTCCTGGTAATGACGTATACAGTAATTGTACACTACATGTAGTCAGTCAGTAATATCACACTAAGTACACACTGTaagcagggttagggttagggttaacacAAAGAAAACGGGGAAAATTATAAACAATTACATAAAAGAATTATTCTCCTATCTGCTGTCTTCTTACTGGGAGTTAGATGAGTATCTTTATCATCTTTGTGCATTCAGATAGGTCCAGGATGTGTTTGCCTTGCTTAgcacactgaggaggaggaggaggaggaggaggaggaggaggagggaacacATGGCCAGTGAGATGAGGGTCGGCCATACATTTGTGCAAATGAAAGTTTGCTCCAGGAAATCTGCAGGACACATTTCTCTGGAAGCAGGAGGCTCGGGGCCGGGCAGGAAGAAGAGCTGGGAACTGTGGGTAGTGGAGTCATCTACTGGACCATGGTGACGGCCTCGTGGATGGACTCGGCCACGTAGTCTATGTTCTTGGTGGTCAAACCGCACATGTTGATGCGACCACTGGCCATCAAGTAGATGTGTTTCTCCTTCACCATATATTCCACTTGTTTGGCTGCAGGAAATACAGCAGAGCCACCTTTAACTTGTCACTGATTGTTAATGTGATGAAAAAATCCTGAAATCTTTAAGTATTGCACAGTGAATTTATGGCTGAGCTGAGAAGTGTGGAACCTAGATGCATCCTGGAATTTCTTAGTAATTCTATGGGTTTGGATTTCAAAGCCTTGGTGATTACATCCTTGAATTGAAATAATGTTTACAGGCACCAGAACTCCCCCCAGCAACAGCgatactgttgtttgtctgtgtaaaTGCTAAATATACTGATTTctatgtgcgtgtgtctgtgtacagtcTTTGTACTCACGATTGAGGCCTGTGAAGCTGAACATGCCGATCTGCTCTGTGATGTGGTCCCAGGTCCCTGGTGTCCCCAGAGCTTGGAGCTTAGCTTTCAGCTGAGCCCTCATCATCAAGACCCTGTCAGCCATGGTCTTGACATTGTCCTTCCTAGAGTCAAAGCATAACTTCgcatcagaaaacacattcGTTTCATGACTGCTGTACCTCAAGCACTGCATTGAGCGGGGACACTTTGCGCTGACCATTCAGTGAAGAGCTCCGGTGTGGTCAGAGTGATGGCGACAATGCGAGCTCCCTGAGATGGTGGATTAGACCAAGTGGTCCGGACAATCTTTTCCATCTGGGACATAAGCCGCTTCAGGTTGTCTGCATCACGAGCCACGACGGTCAAGTTGCCCACACGCTCATCTGATGGTGGAAGCACATGTCAAATCTGAAACAACATTATAGCTATTACTCTACTTACATGTAGATGGCAACACTGACACATCTACTGCTGCTgtgctaaccctaacccccacTAAGAGATGTACAACTCAGTGCACCCAGGGGTCACTCACTGTAGAGGCCAAAGTTCTTGGAGAATGACTGGGCGCAGAACATTTCAAAGCCCATGGAGACAAAGTAGCGGACCGCCCAGGCATCTTTCTCCAGACTGCCTGAGGCGAAACCCTGATAAGCCGAGTCAAAGAACACAAACAGCTTCCTCCTCTGGAAAAGAGCAGGATAAAAGATCAAACGATGGGATAAAAGTTGAGCATGCTTAAACTGACACTTACTATAGTGGTGATACAGTACTTGAGACAACGGTACAGACAATGTGttggtttgtatttgtgtgcatgtgtgtgtataatacCATCATAATGTCAGCGATCTGCTTCCATTGCTCCTGTGTGGGGTCTGTGCCAGTTGGATTATGGGCACAGGCATGCAGGACAAAGATAGAGTGCTGTGGACAATTCTGCAGGAAACacggagaagaagaaggagaactGTAAACTCCCTGTGAAGATGACTGATGACTTAAACTGTAGCAGAGTCTCTATCCCACACTGCTTACCTCCAAATCACCAAGGAAACCAGCCAAATCAAGGCCCCTCTTCTCTGCGTCCCAGTACTTGTATGGACGGACATCCTCAAAGCCAGCACTGGCGAAAACAGCATTGTGATTTTCTGAACACAGAGCATAAGAAAAAGACCAGTGttcttgtttattgtttacatttcctCTAGAAACAAGGGTGAACATTGTTTATTTAATGCTTCTCACACAAGAACTGATAACAAATCAAGATCACCGACAGGATTTGAGGATTAACA
Proteins encoded in this region:
- the got1 gene encoding aspartate aminotransferase, cytoplasmic, whose amino-acid sequence is MSVFSEVPQAAPVAVFKLTQDFTNDQFPKKVNLGVGAYRTDEGQPWVLPVVKKVEKIIVHDDRLNHEYLPILGLPEFRSSASKIALGDDSPAIQENRVGAVQCLGGTGALKMGAEFLRRFYNGNNNTKTPVYVSAPTWENHNAVFASAGFEDVRPYKYWDAEKRGLDLAGFLGDLENCPQHSIFVLHACAHNPTGTDPTQEQWKQIADIMMRRKLFVFFDSAYQGFASGSLEKDAWAVRYFVSMGFEMFCAQSFSKNFGLYNERVGNLTVVARDADNLKRLMSQMEKIVRTTWSNPPSQGARIVAITLTTPELFTEWKDNVKTMADRVLMMRAQLKAKLQALGTPGTWDHITEQIGMFSFTGLNPKQVEYMVKEKHIYLMASGRINMCGLTTKNIDYVAESIHEAVTMVQ